The window TAAGGCGGCTACTTCTTCGAGTGATTCTCAAGAATCTACACCAGGCGTGTAACTCTCCTAAATCTTCTCAGTCCTCCGAAACCAAGCTAGGAGTCGGCTCAGGAGTTGGGAGATAGAGAGTCGTTCATAAAGACAGCTAATCTCTAAACCACGCCTTGTAATCGTTGGATAATCTGCTCAGCCGGTAAGACCCCTTCAATCCGATCTATCGGCTGACCGTTTTTAAACAGAACTAAGGTTGGCAAAGCATGAATTTGATACTGCGATGCTAGCTGAGGATATTTATCCGAGTCAATTTTGACGACTTGTAAGCGACCCTTGAGCTGAGCGTTGACTTGATCGAGGATTGGAGCCATCATCTGACAGGGGCCACACCAAGTCGCATAAAAATCGACTAAGACGGGTACATCCGAGCCAGAGAGTAGATCTTCAAAGCTACCGAATTGCTTCTTAACGGCCATAGAAAAAAATTCCTCTCGTTAGGGTTTCTGCTCGATTCTAGTGCAAAATTCTGAGAGCTGAATGAGTGAATATTTCAAGAGGAATTTTTCATGGAAGACTTACAAACATCTTCACGACGGTTACACGATCGCGTGGCTATTATTACGGGAGCGTCCCGTGGGATTGGTCGAGCAACGGCCTTAGCGCTGGCTGCTGAGGGAGCTAAAGTAGTGGTCAACTATGCTAGTTCTAGTTCGGCTGCTGAAGAGGTGGTAGCGGCGATTACGGACATGGGAGGAAATGCGATCGCACTTCAGGCGGATGTCTCTAAAGCTGATCAGGTAGACGCTCTTGTCAATCAAACTTTAGAAAAGTTGAGTCGTGTTGATATTCTCGTGAACAATGCGGGCATTACTCGTGATACCTTACTGCTGCGAATGAAACCCGAAGACTGGCAAGCGGTGATTGACCTGAACCTAACGGGCGTTTTTTTGTGTACGAGGGCGGTGAGCAAAATCATGCTCAAGCAGAAGTCTGGTCGCATTATCAACATTACATCGGTGGCAGGGCAGATGGGAAACCCCGGTCAGGCGAATTACAGCGCGGCGAAGGCGGGTGTGATTGGATTTACCAAAACGGTTGCGAAGGAGTTGGCAACTCGTGGTATTACGGTGAATGCGGTAGCACCAGGATTTATTGCCACAGATATGACCAGTGGTCTGAAATCCGATGAAATTCTCAAATACATCCCCTTGGGTCGTTACGGGGAACCTGAAGAGGTGGCTGGAATGATTCGGTTTTTGGCGGCTGATGCCGCCGCCGCTTATATTACTGGGCAGGTGTTTAATGTTGATGGTGGTATGGTGATGGCTTAGAGTATCGGTAGAGTAATCGCCGAAACCCCGTTTTAACTCTTAAGAAACACATTCTCAAACCCTTATAGTTGAATGATTTCAGCTAATTGTGTTTCTTCCATCTGTTGGGGATGCGCGAAGCGTCCCTTGGAGGCTCACATCTTGCACCTTTGTCAGTAAGCCTCCATACCCGCCAAGAAATTAATTTCTTGGCTTATAGTTCAAGTCCATTGAAATGGACTGAAAGTCCTATCTAGTCGTATGAAGACGAATGCGAGCTATGAGACAGTGGTTAAAACCACTGGCGGTTGTTGCCACTGGTGCAAGATCTCAGTTAAAACGGGCTTTAGATCTGACGCCGTGCCGCTAGCGGGGTAGATCCGCTTCACGTGTAGCGTTCCCGCAGGGTAGGGTACTTTAGTTCAGGGCTTATGTCAGTGACGTTCGTTTTCAGGCAAATGGTTGGCGAATTGTGCGATCGCATCCACCGTCAGTGCTACTTCTAGCAGTTCTTCTAGTTGATTGAGGTTGAGGGTTTGCAAGCGAGTTTCTATCTCTTCTGGAACTGTGCCGAAGCGAAGGGTAAGTAAATGGAGCAATTGCGATCGCGCACCTTGTTGTAGTCCTTGTTGTTGTGCTGCTTCTTCTGGTAGGGGGACAAGATTACCCTTCTCGTCATAAAACCGCAACCACACGGCAGGTTCTCGGTCTATGGTTCCTTCCCAAGTTCCCAACCAAAAGCCGAGTGTCTGACTCCACAGCCAACCTTGGTCATTGGGTGCTATGGGCTGATAGCGAAGGTTTGCGTCTAACGGAAGTTCCCCTTTGACAAAAAACTACAACCTATGCTGTGAGAGAGGGAGAGACTCAACTCCTCGGCTGTTACTGGGTACAAATTAAGGAAACTTCTAACAAATCTAACGCTTTTTGTTGGAGTGGAGTCGGTTGAGTAATTTTCTCAAACATTAGAGAAGTCTCCAGACCACTAGACTGGAATTTATTTTTGACAATCGTTGCTAAATCAGTCATTAAAGTCCGAAAACTATGGACAGGAAGCTTTTCAGGTGTCTTTTTAGTCGCTGCCTTAGCGCGGGCTTTCTTTGAACGCTTAGATGGAGCAACAATTGAACTTTTTCCCTCCGGTTCAACTGTGACTTTTTCATCGTCAAACAGCAGTGGAGCTAAAGCTTTCCTCATGTGCCACTCCACATAATAAGCCAGCATACACAAGAAGACGTGAGCTTTGACGCGCTGTTCTAAACGGTGATAAATTGGACGTACTTTCAAATCGATAGTTTTATAACTGCGGAAAGCTTGTTCGACAGTAGAAAGGCTTTTATAGGTTCTCACCGTTTGAGCCGCATCTAAAGTCTCCGGTTTGACTGAAGTCCGAATAATATAGACTCCATCCAAAGCCGAATCATTGGCGATAGCCGCTTCATTCAATGAGTAAGAAAAACTTGTCTCAGTGATGGCAATATTAAAGTATTTCCCCACACATGTAGCATTGAGAACTCGCCCCACTCTCAGTCCAATCTGGTCGGCTCCTTTGAGGGCGCGTTTATCTCGTGAAGTGGCGATAACAATCTTATTGAGTTCCTGCTGTGTCGCCTGTAATAAAGCAATTCTAGTCAAAGACTTTTCTTGAGCAAGCATCGGGTTGCGACAAGCAATTAGCCGCTCACTGGGGTAATCAGAACAAGAAAATTCTACTAAGTCAGTTTCATCAAATAATGAGAGTTGAACAGCTTCTTGTTCAAGAAGTTTCCGAAGCTCCTTCGGATAGATGTCTTAGGGCTAACTCATTTTCGATTAATTCTTGTTTGGATACCAGCCAATCCATTGCTTCATACAATTCATCTTCATCGGCTTTTTCTAAGCCCAACAGTTCACTTAACGATGAATTGCACGTTTCGCTGTGCAATCCTCTCGCTGTGGCTAACTTGGAACGAGGGTCAAGGAGACGCGCCACGATCATCGCCAAAACTAGAGCTCGTTTTCTCGAATTTGAGGGTGAGATTAGATGGTGCAAAGACAGTTTTTTGATTGTTCCTAAAACCGCAGCTACATGACCATGAGGTAGACTTCTTTCTACAGAGAATGATTCGGAGAGATTTTCAATAGCTGCGCCGCCTTTGAGCACTATTCTCAAGTTATCAATGACAGTATCCGGTAATTTTGACAGGTTAGCTAAAGTTCTTTTACGGATTTTACCCCCTTCACGATAGGACTCTCGTAGGAGGACAGCGGGGGGTGAATTTCTGTTAGGGACTCGTTCAATATACATGGCTACTATTGTCCCAGAAATCTCCCCGCCAAAATCTTAAAAAATTCTTAAAAACATGGGTACGGCTTTCTGGGAGTAAATGGCTCTAGTTCCCGTCACTCAAGCTTTTTCTCCCTTTGTAGTTCATCTGTACGGGGGAACTTCCGGTCTAAGCGCCAACCTGCAAGAGAATTTGGGTTAAAGGGGTCGAATACGAAGTAATCTCGCGTTCTGAAGACTCGTTCGTAAAGGTCTTTTTTAACTCCTGTGTCTACATTAGCGGTGGAGGAAGACATTAATTCGACAATGACATCTGGGTAACGACCACCTTCGTCCCATACCACCCAACCTTGTCGGGGGTAGCTGCCATCGATGTCTAAGACGGCAAAGAAATCTGGCCCTCGGAAGTCTCGGTTACGCGCCTGTTGGCTGCTGTAGTAGACGAACATATTGCCACCACAGAAGAAGTCGTTGCGATCGCACCATGCTTGGTTCTTCAGGATGTAGTATGCTAAACTAACAAACGAAATGCCAGTTAAGTAAACATCTAATTCGATAATTGTCAAAGTTCCGAAACCCATAAGCCGAGCGCTTAATCAACTTAAGTTTGTTGTTAATCCCCTCCACAACACCGCTAGTCGTTCTGTTATCAAAGTAAGCAATGATCTCATCCAACCAACGGATGATAGTCTTCTGGCTATCAGGAAAATAGCTTTTCGCTTGCTTCAGCCATCCTCCCAAGTGAAATAATCCGGCTAACCAATGCTGGGTCTGAGTGAAAATTTGGCGAATTTGCTCTTTTAATTCATGCATTCTCTTGAGAGTAAGAGATACATTCTTGACTCGAATCAGTTTAACTTTTTGCTGTTCACTTAGGTCGGATTCGTTCTTGAGCAAGACATATTTACTTTTCTTTAATCCCTCTAATACTGGCGAATCTTCTGCTTTTTCTTCCCGGCATTTTGCGGTTTTTATTAAATCTTCTACTTGTCTTTTTTCTCGCTTCCTTTGTGCATCTAACTCCTTATTTATTTGTGCCATTACATGAAATAGGTCGGCCACAACCTGAGCCTTTGGCATAAGTTCTATCACAACATTTCTGTACCCCTTCCACAAATCTATACTGACTTCTTCTATTTGCTCTAACGCCTCGCTTCCCCATGACATCAGCACCTCTCTCACTTCTTCTTGTGTCCTTCCTGGTAAAATACCAATTAATTTCGATGTGTCGATGATTTTGGTGTAATCTACGACTTTTTGCTCCACAACGAGGGCAATTACTTTCTTTGCCAATTAATTCCACCTGTAAAATTATTCCAATCCCTTCATGTTGACGATGTGAAATTACTTTTATTCCTTTTATATTCAAGAGTTCTGTCAGCAGCTTTATTCTCTTTTTTGTGGCCATCTCACTATCTATGCGTTCAATCCCTGTTTTGACGGTTTATAGTTAATAGGATATGACCTTCTTTGTCAATACCGACAACCACTTGGTTGACTTTCTTTCGCATTTATTCATCCTTATTGACTTATTTAGCTATTGATTTAGCATACTGACTCATGAAGAACCAAAATCTCATCCCGCATCCCTGCAAGATCAGCTAATTTTGATGATGAAACCCGAATTACGTCAAGAGTTTGCATCCTATATCAGCCAGCAATCTGCGATCGCAGGTTATAAAACCTTAATTCCGGCCAATTTACAAAAAGCCTCAAACTTAGCGGTTGCTAATCTCTACTGGTATTTCAAAGTCAGAGATGAATCAGAAGATGAGATAGAAGCAGAGGCTGTAACGGCGTAAAACATCAAAAACTGAAGATGCGATCGCCTCAAGTGATTGCTTACACAATCAACTAAGCAGATAAGCACATTAAATCAAAAACTCGCAGGGATCGAGAAGTCGG of the Allocoleopsis franciscana PCC 7113 genome contains:
- the trxA gene encoding thioredoxin codes for the protein MAVKKQFGSFEDLLSGSDVPVLVDFYATWCGPCQMMAPILDQVNAQLKGRLQVVKIDSDKYPQLASQYQIHALPTLVLFKNGQPIDRIEGVLPAEQIIQRLQGVV
- the fabG gene encoding 3-oxoacyl-[acyl-carrier-protein] reductase; translation: MEDLQTSSRRLHDRVAIITGASRGIGRATALALAAEGAKVVVNYASSSSAAEEVVAAITDMGGNAIALQADVSKADQVDALVNQTLEKLSRVDILVNNAGITRDTLLLRMKPEDWQAVIDLNLTGVFLCTRAVSKIMLKQKSGRIINITSVAGQMGNPGQANYSAAKAGVIGFTKTVAKELATRGITVNAVAPGFIATDMTSGLKSDEILKYIPLGRYGEPEEVAGMIRFLAADAAAAYITGQVFNVDGGMVMA